A section of the Sebastes fasciatus isolate fSebFas1 chromosome 5, fSebFas1.pri, whole genome shotgun sequence genome encodes:
- the LOC141768498 gene encoding interferon-induced protein with tetratricopeptide repeats 5-like codes for MSAAQSQKTLVSKLEALQCHFTWDLEASTNKLFHLRDQLEDIGTEEGNRWLGHIYNLRGFIQYKLGLTKDAQSLFNKAAEAFRQMRREDEGHWLVVNYGNLAWLHHHLGDQAESQAYLTKIDALMNKYPSPSQDELHPEIYAEKAWTLMKFSRDEKLAADYFQRAMKMQLDMVEWNTSHVLGLARAFKDSNTGLEADMLEKVRIAKEQDQDNFYLAAYYLEQCAKKGKRIEDEARQLARKVLRNPVSSYNGMKPLIWVYKKHVSIDEAIELAEEALEKHPDERYLKRCAALCYKWKFMVVSDNRPKQSMIDRAITLHKEVISLYPHSTLMKELDLANIYAKSNQGQAKAEQIYQGLLERNLEPPEKQMLYNFYAKHLYLDRQEYQRSIQYNMKAAAIPHQSSFRGDSITTLEKIKDKGRNQMCREIEEFLANLQKP; via the exons ATGAG TGCTGCTCagagtcaaaaaacactggtGTCCAAACTGGAGGCCCTGCAGTGCCACTTCACCTGGGATCTGGAAGCCAGCACGAACAAACTTTTCCATCTCAGGGACCAGCTGGAGGACATCGGCACAGAGGAGGGAAACCGCTGGCTGGGTCACATTTACAACCTGCGGGGGTTCATTCAATACAAGCTGGGGTTGACTAAAGACGCCCAGAGTTTGTTCAACAAGGCTGCAGAGGCCTTCCGCCAAATGAGACGTGAAGATGAGGGTCACTGGTTAGTAGTGAACTACGGGAACCTGGCTTGGCTGCACCACCACCTGGGAGACCAAGCAGAGAGTCAGGCTTACCTGACAAAGATCGACGCCCTGATGAATAAATACCCATCTCCATCCCAGGACGAGCTCCATCCAGAGATCTACGCTGAAAAAGCCTGGACCCTGATGAAGTTCAGCAGAGATGAAAAGCTGGCTGCAGATTACTTCCAGAGAGCCATGAAGATGCAGCTggacatggtggagtggaaCACCAGCCACGTCTTAGGGTTAGCGAGAGCTTTTAAAGACAGCAACACGGGGCTGGAGGCTGACATGTTGGAGAAAGTGAGAATCGCCAAGGAACAGGATCAAGACAACTTTTACCTCGCTGCTTACTACCTTGAGCAATGTGCTAAGAAAGGAAAGAGAATTGAAGATGAAGCACGACAGTTAGCCAGAAAGGTTTTGAGAAATCCCGTCAGCAGCTACAATGGTATGAAACCATTAATATGGGTttacaaaaaacatgtttctatTGATGAGGCCATTGAATTGGCAGAGGAGGCTCtggaaaaacatccagatgaGCGTTATCTGAAGAGATGTGCTGCACTCTGTTACAAATGGAAGTTCATGGTTGTTAGTGACAATCGCCCAAAGCAAAGCATGATAGACAGAGCAATCACTCTCCATAAGGAGGTGATTTCTCTTTACCCTCATTCTACACTTATGAAGGAACTAGACCTCGCAAATATATACGCAAAATCCAATCAAGGCCAGGCTAAAGCTGAGCAGATCTATCAGGGACTGCTAGAAAGGAATCTGGAACCTCCAGAGAAGCAG ATGCTTTACAACTTCTATGCAAAACACTTATACCTTGATCGTCAGGAGTACCAAAGGTCAATACAATATAACATGAAGGCAGCAGCAATACCGCATCAATCCTCCTTTCGTGGGGACAGCATCACAACTCTGGAGAAGATTAAAGACAAAGGCAGGAACCAAATGTGTAGAGAAATAGAGGAGTTTCTGGCAAACCTGCAAAAACCATAG
- the LOC141768251 gene encoding interferon-induced protein with tetratricopeptide repeats 1-like, translating to MMSAAQSQTTLVSKLEALQCHFTWDLDPSRTKLFRFRDQLEDIGTEEGNSWLGHIYNLRGFIQYKLGLTEDSQSLFNKAAEAFRQMRRADEGPWLVVNYGNLAWLNHHLGDQAESQAYLTKIDALMNKYPSPSQDELHPEIYAEKAWTLMKFSTDKNLAADYFQRAIKMQPDMVEWNTSHVLVLARAFKHSNTGLEADMLEKVRIAKEQDPENFYLAAYYLEQCAKKGERIEDEARELARKVLRNPVSSYNGMKPLIRVYRNYLSIDEAIELADEALENHPGERYLKRCAALCYKWKILFFRDSRPKQSMIDRAISLHEEVISLYPHSSLVKELDLANMYAKSNHGQAKAEQMYQELLERNLEPPEKQVLYNYYAKYLIFERREYQRSIKYHMKAAAIPQQSFYRGNSIKVLEKITAKGRNQMCREIEEFLENLQEP from the exons ATGATGAG TGCTGCTCAGAGTCAAACAACACTGGTGTCCAAACTGGAGGCCCTGCAGTGCCACTTCACCTGGGATCTGGACCCCAGCAGGACCAAACTTTTCCGTTTCCGTGACCAGCTGGAGGACATCGGCACAGAGGAGGGAAACAGCTGGCTGGGTCACATTTACAACCTGCGGGGGTTCATTCAATACAAGCTGGGGTTGACTGAAGACTCCCAGAGTTTGTTCAACAAGGCTGCAGAGGCCTTCCGCCAGATGAGACGTGCAGATGAGGGTCCCTGGTTAGTGGTGAACTACGGGAACCTGGCTTGGCTGAACCACCACCTGGGAGACCAAGCAGAGAGTCAGGCTTACCTGACAAAGATCGACGCCCTGATGAATAAATACCCATCTCCATCCCAGGACGAGCTCCATCCAGAGATCTACGCTGAAAAAGCCTGGACCCTGATGAAGTTCAGCACAGACAAAAATCTGGCTGCAGATTACTTCCAGAGAGCCATCAAGATGCAGCCggacatggtggagtggaaCACCAGCCACGTCTTAGTGTTAGCGAGAGCTTTTAAACACAGCAACACGGGGCTGGAGGCTGACATGTTGGAGAAAGTGAGAATCGCCAAGGAACAGGATCCAGAGAACTTTTACCTCGCTGCTTACTACCTTGAGCAATGTGCtaagaaaggagagagaattGAAGATGAAGCACGAGAGTTAGCCAGAAAGGTTTTGAGAAATCCCGTCAGCAGCTACAATGGTATGAAACCATTAATAAGGGTTTACAGAAACTATCTTTCTATTGATGAGGCCATTGAATTGGCAGACGAGGCTCTGGAAAACCATCCAGGTGAGCGTTATCTGAAGAGATGTGCTGCACTCTGCTACAAATGGAAGATCCTTTTTTTCAGGGACAGTCGCCCAAAGCAAAGCATGATAGACAGAGCAATCAGTCTCCATGAGGAGGTGATTTCTCTTTACCCTCATTCTTCACTTGTGAAGGAACTAGACCTCGCAAATATGTACGCAAAATCCAATCACGGCCAGGCTAAAGCTGAGCAGATGTATCAGGAACTGCTAGAAAGGAATCTGGAACCTCCAGAGAAGCAGGTCCTTTACAACTACTAcgcaaaatatttaatcttcgAGCGACGGGAGTACCAAAGGTCAATAAAATATCACATGAAGGCAGCAGCGATACCGCAACAATCCTTCTATCGTGGGAACAGCATCAAAGTCCTGGAGAAGATTACAGCCAAAGGCAGGAACCAAATGTGTAGAGAAATAGAGGAGTTTCTGGAAAACCTGCAAGAGCCATAG